A stretch of the Streptomyces ortus genome encodes the following:
- a CDS encoding biotin transporter BioY, translated as MTTAVAQTTPRQVLADLLPASRVRDIALVAGGAALTGLAAQIAVPVPGSPVPVTGQTFAALLVGTALGAGRGLASLALYALLGLAGLPWFAEGSSGATASFGYILGMLLAATVVGALARRGADRSVVRMAGAMLLGEAVIYAIGVPYLAVVADLTPAQAVAAGLTPFLIGDALKAALAMGVLPAAWKLVKRES; from the coding sequence ATGACCACCGCCGTCGCCCAGACAACCCCGCGCCAGGTCCTCGCCGACCTCCTTCCCGCCTCCCGCGTCAGGGACATCGCACTCGTGGCGGGCGGCGCCGCGCTCACCGGCCTCGCCGCCCAGATCGCGGTGCCCGTCCCGGGCTCTCCGGTCCCGGTCACCGGCCAGACCTTCGCCGCCCTCCTCGTGGGCACCGCGCTCGGCGCGGGCCGGGGCCTCGCCTCCCTCGCCCTGTACGCGCTGCTCGGCCTGGCCGGTCTGCCGTGGTTCGCCGAGGGCTCCTCCGGCGCCACCGCCTCCTTCGGCTACATCCTCGGCATGCTGCTCGCCGCGACCGTCGTGGGCGCCCTCGCCCGCCGCGGAGCCGACCGCTCGGTGGTCCGCATGGCGGGCGCGATGCTGCTGGGCGAGGCGGTCATCTACGCGATCGGCGTCCCGTACCTGGCCGTCGTCGCCGACCTGACGCCGGCCCAGGCCGTGGCGGCGGGCCTGACCCCGTTCCTCATCGGCGACGCCCTCAAGGCCGCCCTGGCCATGGGCGTGCTCCCGGCCGCCTGGAAGCTCGTCAAGCGCGAGAGCTGA
- a CDS encoding serine/threonine-protein kinase: MGRVWRAADETLDRQVAVKEMRIDGMDQEDARTRRERTLREARATARIDHPNVVRVYDVVDEGERLWIVMELVDGRSLERVVAEDGPLSPRAAARIGLELVAALDQVHAGGVLHRDIKPANVLIERRAGRVVLTDFGIAAIQNAEALTMAGMLVGSPDYMAPERVSGRPQGPPSDLWSLGATLCAALGGRSPFSRATTLATLHAVLYEEPEIPAAAGEGELRDALTALLLKDPADRPALEDLAAILGPAADGTAGTAALTVPVTAPGAEEAVPEAAPEATPDTSPEATPEATPGSGPAPLPEPDEPAARAATTPAPPRVERTTPLYVRIPPPEPVEDAVPAGHAPTREAPPSEPLPNVENTSSEAPREGTPELPSEGAAPGQAFRAPGVRLERHKPPPPAPRPPQPKSEPQPQPVPELKPESEPEGNAEPPTRPGSTPAPSVLRKGLITAGGVVVAGALAALLIPMLGGSSGDKDHAGPSAASSPTVAGTARPPSLPAGSRTEAGMYAWVPPDGWDRVAQSGAEVHYTSPDRKQEILANASPARGDLLEQWKKTEVTTSEGLDYQRIRLEETTFRGAPAVVWEYTVTAKGLPWHARLLGFDVDGKTYEVTTWYQPDVEDRALRVYENLKKTFTPL, encoded by the coding sequence ATGGGGCGGGTGTGGCGGGCCGCCGACGAAACGCTGGACCGGCAGGTGGCCGTCAAGGAGATGCGCATAGACGGCATGGACCAGGAGGACGCCAGAACGCGCCGCGAACGGACCCTGCGCGAGGCCAGGGCCACCGCCCGGATCGACCACCCCAATGTGGTGCGCGTGTACGACGTCGTGGACGAGGGCGAGCGTCTGTGGATCGTGATGGAGCTGGTCGACGGCCGCTCCCTCGAACGGGTCGTGGCGGAGGACGGGCCGCTGAGCCCGCGCGCCGCGGCCCGGATCGGGCTCGAACTGGTGGCGGCGCTCGACCAGGTGCACGCGGGCGGTGTCCTGCACCGGGACATCAAACCGGCCAACGTCCTGATCGAACGGCGGGCCGGCCGGGTCGTCCTCACCGACTTCGGCATCGCCGCCATCCAGAACGCGGAAGCCCTCACGATGGCCGGCATGCTGGTCGGCTCCCCCGACTACATGGCGCCCGAGCGCGTCTCCGGCCGCCCGCAGGGCCCGCCGTCCGACCTCTGGTCCCTGGGCGCGACCCTCTGCGCGGCACTGGGCGGCCGGTCCCCGTTCTCCCGCGCGACGACCCTCGCGACCCTGCACGCCGTGCTGTACGAGGAGCCCGAGATCCCGGCCGCGGCGGGGGAGGGGGAGTTGCGGGACGCGCTCACGGCCCTGCTCCTGAAGGACCCCGCGGACCGCCCCGCGCTGGAGGACCTGGCCGCGATCCTCGGCCCGGCCGCGGACGGCACCGCGGGGACGGCGGCGCTGACGGTCCCGGTCACGGCCCCCGGCGCCGAGGAAGCCGTACCGGAAGCCGCTCCGGAGGCGACCCCGGACACGTCACCGGAAGCGACCCCGGAAGCGACACCGGGATCGGGCCCCGCCCCCCTCCCGGAGCCCGACGAACCGGCCGCGCGGGCGGCGACCACCCCCGCGCCCCCACGGGTCGAGCGCACGACCCCCCTGTACGTACGCATCCCGCCCCCGGAGCCGGTGGAGGACGCGGTACCGGCCGGGCACGCCCCGACCCGGGAGGCACCCCCCTCCGAACCACTCCCGAACGTGGAGAACACGTCCTCGGAAGCCCCTCGCGAGGGCACGCCCGAACTCCCCTCCGAGGGCGCGGCACCCGGACAGGCGTTCCGCGCACCGGGCGTCCGGCTGGAGCGGCACAAGCCCCCGCCCCCAGCACCACGGCCACCACAGCCGAAGTCGGAGCCGCAGCCGCAGCCGGTGCCGGAGCTGAAGCCGGAGTCGGAGCCGGAAGGGAATGCCGAGCCGCCCACGAGGCCCGGGAGCACCCCGGCCCCGTCCGTACTCCGCAAGGGCCTGATCACCGCCGGGGGCGTGGTCGTCGCCGGGGCACTCGCCGCCCTGCTCATCCCGATGCTCGGCGGCTCATCCGGCGACAAGGACCACGCGGGCCCCTCCGCGGCGTCGTCCCCCACCGTCGCGGGTACCGCCCGCCCGCCGAGCCTCCCGGCGGGCTCCCGCACGGAGGCCGGTATGTACGCCTGGGTGCCGCCCGACGGCTGGGACCGGGTCGCGCAGAGCGGCGCCGAGGTCCACTACACGTCACCCGACCGCAAGCAGGAGATCCTGGCCAACGCCTCCCCGGCCCGCGGTGACCTGCTGGAACAGTGGAAGAAGACGGAGGTGACCACCAGCGAGGGCCTCGACTACCAGCGGATACGGCTGGAGGAGACCACGTTCCGGGGGGCGCCCGCCGTCGTCTGGGAGTACACGGTCACGGCCAAGGGACTGCCCTGGCACGCCCGGCTGCTCGGCTTCGACGTCGACGGCAAGACGTACGAGGTCACCACCTGGTACCAACCGGACGTGGAGGATCGGGCACTGCGGGTCTACGAGAACCTCAAGAAGACCTTCACTCCCCTGTGA